ACCGTAAAGGCGGTGACGAACATGAGCACGAAGTCAACCTTGCCGATGTCCCAGGCGTGCTTGAAATCAGCGGGGTGGGCGAGCTTGAAGCCAACCACCATCAAGACCCCGGCCAAGGCCGCGAACGGAATCAGCTCGAGGAGCCCCGGGACCGCCAGCACGAACAGGAACAGAAAGACGCCGTGGAAGAAGTTCGACCACCGCGTGCGCGCGCCAGAGAGGATATTGGCCTTGGAGCGCACCACCTCCGCGATCATCGGTAGCCCGCCGATGGCGCTCGAGACGGCGTTGCCGACGCCCTTGCCGATCAGCTCCTTGTTCATGTTCGAGCGCCGTTTCCAGGGATCGAGTTTGTCGACCGCTTCGGTCGTCAGCAGCGATTCGAGGCTGGCGACGAACACGTAGAGGACGATCCATTTCACGGCCGCGGCTGAAAGCAAGGCGGAGAAGTCGGGGAGGTGGAAGCCTTGGAGCAAGCCGCCGGCGAGGTCGATGCGGGGCCCCGCGCCGGTGACCAGGGCGATCACCGTGCCGATGACGACCGCCATCAGTGGAGCCGGGAGCACGGAGGCGACCTTGCCGAGACGTGGCCAGAACACCATGACGAGAATCGCAGCCACACCCACGATCGTGGTCGCCACGACGGGGTTGGCGAGGCTGGGCGGGATCTCCGTGAGGATGTGGAAGCCGTGGGCGCGGGGGTTCGCGTGCCCGACGACGAGGTGGATCTGGCCCGCCATGATTATCAGCCCGATGCCCGCGAGCATCCCGTGCACCACCGAGAGGGGAAAGAAACCGGTGAGTTTGCCGGACTTTGCCAGGCCCAGCCCGATCTGAATCAGTCCGGCCACGACGCCGACCGCCAGGGCGCCGCC
This window of the Deinococcota bacterium genome carries:
- a CDS encoding SulP family inorganic anion transporter, whose translation is MLSREAQAGGRPIPPKDWLPGLKENWQTDIVSGLIIFLIALPLCLGIAIASGAPPIAGVISGIIAGTLANLLSGSYVTINGPAAGMIVIVLGAVTELGFGGALAVGVVAGLIQIGLGLAKSGKLTGFFPLSVVHGMLAGIGLIIMAGQIHLVVGHANPRAHGFHILTEIPPSLANPVVATTIVGVAAILVMVFWPRLGKVASVLPAPLMAVVIGTVIALVTGAGPRIDLAGGLLQGFHLPDFSALLSAAAVKWIVLYVFVASLESLLTTEAVDKLDPWKRRSNMNKELIGKGVGNAVSSAIGGLPMIAEVVRSKANILSGARTRWSNFFHGVFLFLFVLAVPGLLELIPFAALAGVLMVVGFKLAHPADFKHAWDIGKVDFVLMFVTAFTVLLTDLLIGVATGIVLGILYAMVKGVAAGNLFKPRVKVTEEGEQVTVQFRGALGFHNFIPVRSVLDDMPRGRTVLLDFTGVHYIDPTVLERLHDFEIDYAQDGGTVRRIGDIELQKGPHPFSTRTVPKVTV